One genomic window of Bradyrhizobium sp. B124 includes the following:
- a CDS encoding nucleotide sugar dehydrogenase, producing MNVSIFGLGYVGTVCAACFTELGHQIIGVDKSIAKVDLIREGRSPVIEPGISDKVAHAVATGQLTATSDATEAIVNSDISMVCVGTPSSGNGNLDLTAIRQVAIEIGRGLRAKNAPHTVTIRSTVLPGTTRDTVGPLIEEASGNKIGRDFDLAFNPEFLREGSAIADFNAPSKTVVGAFNQETADRVMALYKDLPGAKITPPVETAELVKYVDNSWHALKVSFANEIGTIAKTLGIDGRDVMNIFLQDTRLNISPAYLRPGFAFGGSCLPKDVKALKHLAHSRGLSTPVLESILPSNDMIMSRGADWILSHDGRRIAFLGISFKAGTDDVRDSPFVELVKSLRGERRDIRIYDPNVRLSQLIGANRDFMMRNPELVGLLHDDVTATIEWADIIVLTTADPRFVAALKVTRPDQVVLELSDIGLPDEVRARVSGFHW from the coding sequence ATGAACGTCAGCATTTTCGGCCTCGGCTATGTCGGAACGGTCTGCGCGGCCTGCTTCACCGAGCTTGGCCACCAGATCATCGGCGTCGACAAGAGCATCGCGAAGGTCGACCTGATCCGCGAGGGCCGATCGCCGGTCATTGAGCCCGGCATCTCGGACAAGGTGGCGCATGCGGTTGCGACGGGTCAGTTGACCGCAACCAGCGATGCCACCGAGGCGATCGTCAACAGTGACATATCGATGGTCTGCGTCGGCACGCCGTCGTCCGGCAACGGCAACCTCGACCTGACCGCGATCCGGCAGGTCGCCATCGAGATCGGCCGCGGGTTGCGGGCGAAGAACGCGCCGCATACCGTGACGATCCGTTCCACCGTGCTGCCCGGCACCACCCGCGACACCGTCGGGCCGCTGATCGAGGAAGCCTCCGGCAACAAGATCGGACGCGATTTCGACCTCGCCTTCAATCCGGAGTTCCTGCGCGAAGGCAGCGCGATTGCCGACTTCAACGCGCCGTCCAAGACCGTGGTCGGCGCCTTCAACCAGGAAACCGCCGACCGCGTCATGGCGCTCTACAAGGATCTGCCGGGCGCCAAGATCACGCCGCCGGTCGAGACCGCCGAACTGGTCAAATACGTCGACAACAGCTGGCACGCGCTGAAGGTCAGCTTTGCCAACGAGATCGGCACCATCGCAAAGACGCTCGGCATCGACGGCCGCGACGTCATGAACATCTTCCTGCAGGACACTAGGCTCAACATCTCGCCGGCCTATTTGCGGCCGGGTTTTGCCTTCGGCGGCTCCTGCCTGCCCAAGGACGTCAAGGCGCTGAAACACCTCGCGCACAGCCGCGGACTGTCGACGCCGGTGCTCGAAAGCATCCTGCCGAGCAACGACATGATCATGTCGCGCGGCGCCGACTGGATCCTGTCGCATGACGGCCGCCGCATCGCATTTCTCGGCATCAGCTTCAAGGCCGGCACCGACGATGTTCGCGACAGCCCCTTCGTCGAGCTGGTCAAAAGCCTGCGCGGCGAGCGGCGCGACATCCGGATCTACGACCCCAACGTTCGGCTGTCGCAGCTGATCGGCGCCAACCGGGACTTCATGATGCGCAACCCGGAGCTGGTCGGTCTGCTGCATGACGACGTGACGGCGACAATCGAATGGGCCGACATCATCGTGCTGACGACGGCCGATCCGCGTTTCGTTGCGGCGCTGAAGGTAACCCGGCCCGACCAGGTGGTGCTCGAACTGTCTGATATCGGATTGCCCGACGAGGTGCGGGCCAGAGTGAGCGGCTTTCACTGGTAG
- a CDS encoding glycosyltransferase family 4 protein: MSRAEPSPRRILIIVENLPVPFDRRVWCEATSLRQAGYEVSVICPKGRGHDESYECLDGIHIYRHPMPLEARGVAAYLIEYPVALFWETWLAIKVAWKHGFDVIHGCNPPDLIFLVGLLFKLGGKRFVFDHHDVNPELYEAKFGRRDFFWHLLRLVEYLTFKTASISIATNESYREIAIARGRMPANRVFVVRSGPNLDRVRSRPADPAWRRGRRYSVGYVGVIGQSEGIDLLLQSIGHIVHDLGRTDIQFNIAGTGPEWNAVVKLCEEMQLSDYVNFTGAVADDALFTMLSTADVCVNPDRVTPMNDISTMNKIMEYMALGRPIVQFEVREGRRSALDASLYAAQNDPQDFAGKIITLIDDPSLRQTMGAFGRSRVERELSWTHEEPKLLAAYEALFARKLPWQSRAPRATATAERPTAQASGVNANAAAGRASR, translated from the coding sequence ATGTCGAGAGCTGAACCATCACCGCGGCGGATCCTGATCATCGTCGAGAACCTTCCGGTTCCTTTCGATCGCAGGGTGTGGTGCGAGGCAACGTCGCTGCGCCAGGCAGGCTATGAAGTTTCGGTGATCTGCCCGAAGGGCCGCGGCCATGACGAATCCTACGAATGCCTCGACGGCATTCACATTTACCGTCATCCGATGCCGCTGGAAGCGCGCGGGGTCGCCGCCTATCTCATCGAATATCCGGTCGCGCTGTTCTGGGAGACGTGGCTTGCGATCAAGGTGGCGTGGAAGCACGGCTTCGACGTGATCCATGGCTGCAATCCGCCCGACCTGATCTTCCTGGTCGGCCTGCTGTTCAAGCTCGGCGGCAAGCGCTTCGTGTTCGATCATCACGACGTCAATCCCGAGCTCTACGAAGCAAAATTCGGCCGCAGGGACTTTTTCTGGCATCTGCTGCGGCTGGTCGAGTATCTCACCTTCAAGACCGCAAGCATCTCGATCGCAACCAACGAATCCTATCGCGAGATCGCGATCGCCCGCGGCCGCATGCCGGCCAACCGGGTCTTCGTGGTGCGCTCCGGCCCCAATCTCGACCGGGTGCGCTCCCGCCCCGCCGATCCGGCCTGGCGCCGTGGCCGGCGCTACAGCGTCGGCTATGTCGGCGTGATCGGCCAGTCGGAAGGCATCGATCTCCTGCTGCAGTCGATCGGCCACATCGTGCACGATCTCGGCCGCACCGACATCCAGTTCAACATCGCCGGCACCGGGCCGGAGTGGAATGCGGTGGTCAAGCTCTGCGAAGAGATGCAGCTCTCCGATTACGTGAACTTCACCGGCGCCGTCGCGGATGACGCGCTGTTCACGATGCTCTCGACCGCCGACGTCTGCGTCAATCCGGACCGCGTCACGCCGATGAACGACATTTCCACCATGAACAAGATCATGGAGTACATGGCGCTCGGACGGCCGATCGTTCAGTTCGAGGTTCGCGAAGGCCGCCGCTCCGCGCTCGACGCCTCGCTCTATGCGGCGCAGAACGACCCGCAGGATTTCGCCGGCAAGATCATCACGCTGATCGATGATCCGTCGCTGCGGCAGACGATGGGGGCCTTTGGCCGCAGCCGCGTCGAGCGCGAATTGTCCTGGACGCACGAGGAGCCGAAGCTGCTCGCCGCCTATGAGGCGTTGTTCGCCAGAAAGCTTCCCTGGCAGAGCCGCGCCCCACGCGCGACCGCCACCGCGGAGCGGCCGACCGCGCAGGCGTCTGGTGTCAACGCCAATGCAGCTGCCGGGCGGGCATCGCGTTGA
- a CDS encoding methyltransferase domain-containing protein, which yields MTDDAPGRALQRLHIGAFNCGIAGWINTDITMHLWIARLPLAAKALHLAGLLSDARYAEHRQGKFAGLRYMDLTKPLPFADGSLSAVFSAHVFEHLFPDEVERLAREIARVLAPGGVCRIVVPDMERIVALYDPAAPQAFLKGVFEIERRKEAAFAHHWGFTRASLAALFREAGCSETHTRAYREGICPDIDRLDNRPDESIFFEAIK from the coding sequence ATGACCGACGACGCACCCGGCCGCGCGCTGCAGCGGCTGCATATCGGCGCCTTCAATTGCGGCATCGCGGGCTGGATCAACACCGACATCACGATGCATCTGTGGATCGCGCGCCTGCCGCTCGCGGCGAAAGCGTTGCATCTCGCCGGCCTGCTGAGCGACGCCCGCTATGCCGAGCACCGCCAGGGGAAGTTTGCCGGGCTGCGCTACATGGATCTGACCAAGCCGTTGCCGTTCGCGGATGGCAGCCTCTCGGCGGTGTTCAGCGCGCATGTCTTCGAGCATCTGTTTCCCGACGAGGTCGAGCGGCTGGCGCGTGAGATTGCGCGGGTGCTGGCGCCGGGCGGGGTGTGCCGCATCGTCGTCCCCGACATGGAACGGATCGTCGCGCTCTACGATCCGGCCGCACCGCAGGCCTTCCTCAAGGGGGTGTTCGAAATCGAGCGCCGCAAGGAGGCCGCGTTCGCGCATCACTGGGGCTTTACGCGCGCCTCCCTTGCGGCGCTGTTCCGCGAGGCGGGCTGTTCCGAGACCCACACCCGGGCCTATCGCGAGGGCATCTGCCCCGACATCGACCGGCTCGACAACCGGCCGGACGAGTCGATCTTCTTCGAGGCGATCAAGTGA
- a CDS encoding polysaccharide transporter has translation MAAQTRVAGAARGALGRLWRAGGNVALGLIDQALLSGSAFVLTVVLANVLDINSFGQFSVAWSFSILIEAVFLRGLFDDGLPATAHRIPKSLWPQLRLGLYLSSLLVSAVLGLLLVIAGLVIGAGGGVAGGLVIATGLAIPAVRLQSMFRRICYLDGRLPRAVASSLTYCVALVVSAGLMIALKLTGAAAAMACIAISAALAGSLLLAHTSELAWPLPRILRGSLRRLFRNGRWFVATSLTYWIGSIGLIPVCGVLIGLDASASLRILLLVFAPLSQFCATMFSVRLPEIASELRAGRRSAVAAAARENAVLLGSIALAYGAVAVLLGQRMLALVIHGQSYEIGTGSVALMGAAMALDAVWLGLALPLFATGRPQRFMLSRIAGLVALCCVLPLAAEAWQVMGAVAAMVASSAASVIVVVLTNSVREKT, from the coding sequence ATGGCGGCCCAGACCCGGGTCGCCGGTGCTGCGCGCGGAGCGCTCGGCCGGCTGTGGCGCGCCGGGGGCAATGTCGCGCTCGGCCTGATCGATCAGGCGCTGCTCAGCGGCTCGGCCTTCGTGCTGACGGTCGTGCTGGCCAATGTGCTCGATATCAATTCGTTCGGCCAGTTCAGCGTCGCCTGGTCGTTCTCGATCCTGATCGAGGCGGTGTTTCTGCGCGGGTTGTTCGACGACGGGCTGCCGGCCACCGCGCATCGCATCCCGAAATCGCTGTGGCCGCAGCTGCGGCTCGGCCTCTATCTGTCGTCGCTGCTGGTCTCGGCGGTGCTTGGGCTGCTGCTGGTGATTGCGGGCCTCGTGATCGGTGCGGGCGGCGGCGTCGCGGGCGGGCTCGTGATCGCAACCGGGCTCGCGATCCCTGCGGTTCGGCTGCAAAGCATGTTCCGCCGCATCTGCTATCTCGATGGGCGTCTGCCGCGCGCGGTGGCGTCGTCGTTGACCTATTGCGTGGCGCTCGTCGTGTCGGCCGGGCTGATGATCGCGCTCAAACTGACCGGCGCTGCGGCTGCGATGGCGTGCATCGCGATCTCGGCGGCGCTCGCCGGCAGCCTGCTGCTCGCTCACACCAGCGAACTGGCCTGGCCGCTACCCAGAATCCTTCGCGGCTCGCTGCGGCGGCTGTTTCGCAACGGCCGCTGGTTCGTCGCGACCTCGCTCACCTACTGGATCGGCAGCATCGGGCTGATCCCGGTTTGCGGCGTCCTGATCGGGCTGGACGCGAGCGCGTCGCTGCGGATCCTGCTCCTGGTGTTCGCACCGCTCAGCCAGTTCTGCGCAACCATGTTCTCGGTCCGCCTGCCGGAGATCGCCTCCGAGCTGCGCGCCGGCCGGCGCAGCGCGGTCGCCGCCGCCGCGCGCGAAAATGCCGTGCTGCTCGGCTCGATCGCGCTCGCCTATGGCGCGGTGGCCGTGCTGCTCGGCCAGCGCATGCTCGCCCTCGTCATCCACGGCCAGAGTTACGAGATCGGTACCGGCAGCGTCGCCTTGATGGGGGCCGCGATGGCGCTCGACGCGGTGTGGCTCGGCCTCGCGCTGCCGCTGTTTGCGACCGGCAGGCCGCAGCGGTTCATGCTGAGCCGGATCGCCGGCCTCGTCGCGCTGTGCTGCGTTCTGCCGCTTGCGGCGGAGGCCTGGCAGGTGATGGGGGCGGTTGCGGCGATGGTGGCTTCCAGCGCGGCGTCGGTGATCGTGGTTGTGCTGACCAATTCGGTGCGGGAGAAGACATGA
- a CDS encoding class I SAM-dependent methyltransferase — translation MLGAIQARFSGAARKRRGEFLVRTVNLPLDARILDLGGGTGRHIRAILPRHTDITVCDISADDLKAARERFGFKTVLLRETERLPFEDQAFDFCFCSSVIEHVTGPKQDVVTIENDTAFRDIAREHQNRFAGEISRVAKSFYVQTPYRYFPIESHTWLPGFIVLLPRRQQISLIETFNGFWFKRTAPDWHLFDWDEMTETFPDAKIYRERYLGMTKSLMAIKA, via the coding sequence TTGCTGGGCGCAATCCAAGCCCGATTTTCCGGTGCAGCGCGCAAGCGGCGCGGCGAGTTCCTCGTCCGCACCGTGAACCTGCCGCTCGACGCAAGGATCCTCGATCTCGGCGGCGGCACCGGCCGGCACATTCGCGCGATCCTGCCCCGCCATACCGACATCACGGTTTGCGATATATCGGCCGACGATCTGAAGGCGGCGCGCGAACGCTTCGGGTTCAAGACGGTGCTGCTGCGGGAGACCGAGCGGCTGCCGTTCGAGGATCAGGCGTTCGATTTCTGCTTCTGCTCGTCGGTGATCGAGCATGTCACCGGGCCGAAGCAGGATGTCGTGACGATCGAGAACGACACGGCATTCCGCGATATCGCGCGCGAGCACCAGAACCGCTTTGCCGGCGAGATCTCGCGGGTCGCGAAGTCGTTCTACGTGCAGACGCCGTACCGGTACTTTCCGATCGAGAGCCATACCTGGCTGCCCGGATTCATCGTCCTGTTGCCGAGGCGACAGCAGATCTCGTTGATCGAAACATTCAACGGCTTCTGGTTCAAGCGGACCGCGCCCGACTGGCACCTGTTCGACTGGGACGAGATGACGGAGACGTTCCCGGACGCGAAGATCTATCGCGAGCGATATCTCGGCATGACCAAGTCGCTGATGGCGATCAAGGCGTGA
- a CDS encoding glycosyl hydrolase: MAGKVRDWAQRASIALVLSALAPLAHKWPLQWAGAAANDVLNVSHVNVVIPPTLFGMTINAIGQSQPWPALKFDGVRLWGAIYWAQINPAPGIYNWARFDAILAAAEREHVDIVLNLAFTPRWAASVKDAPPAFTPGASSPPADLTSWDEWVRAAVTRAAGRIKYWEIWNEPEDPKYYSGDIATMVQMQKRAYEIIKASDPALTVLTPSSNGTPDGYRWQQAFMAQGGGQYADVFAFHGYTSEPEAVIGIIARFKQILAAHDLSTRPIWDTEAGWSSHEDNPDGCLARAYILKWISGVDRFYWYEFAGGGSDFGKLWDRARGLLPSGIAYRTVQSWLVGASVVAADRTSPSTWRVELRMPDGRNGLILWTTRGRSVHRVDPRFSRYQGLDGGEGAVANGEVEISPKPVLLLE; the protein is encoded by the coding sequence ATGGCAGGTAAAGTGAGGGATTGGGCACAAAGGGCGTCGATCGCACTGGTTTTGAGTGCGCTGGCGCCGCTGGCTCACAAATGGCCGCTGCAGTGGGCCGGTGCGGCGGCAAACGATGTGCTCAATGTGAGCCATGTGAACGTGGTGATCCCGCCGACGCTTTTCGGCATGACGATCAATGCGATCGGGCAGTCGCAGCCATGGCCGGCGCTCAAATTTGACGGCGTCCGCCTGTGGGGCGCGATCTACTGGGCGCAGATCAACCCGGCGCCCGGCATCTACAATTGGGCGCGCTTCGACGCCATCCTTGCGGCGGCGGAGCGCGAGCACGTCGATATCGTCCTCAATCTCGCCTTCACGCCGCGTTGGGCCGCGTCGGTGAAGGATGCGCCGCCGGCATTCACGCCCGGCGCAAGCTCGCCGCCTGCCGATCTCACATCATGGGATGAATGGGTGCGTGCGGCTGTTACGCGCGCCGCCGGCCGCATCAAATACTGGGAAATCTGGAACGAGCCCGAGGATCCCAAATATTACTCGGGCGATATCGCGACCATGGTCCAGATGCAGAAACGGGCCTACGAGATCATCAAGGCCAGCGATCCCGCCCTGACTGTGCTGACGCCGTCGTCCAACGGCACGCCGGACGGCTATCGTTGGCAACAGGCCTTCATGGCGCAAGGCGGCGGACAATATGCCGATGTCTTCGCCTTCCACGGCTATACGAGTGAACCCGAAGCGGTGATCGGAATCATCGCCCGCTTCAAGCAGATCCTCGCCGCGCACGATCTCTCCACAAGGCCGATCTGGGACACGGAGGCCGGCTGGTCGTCCCACGAGGACAACCCGGATGGCTGTCTCGCGCGCGCCTATATCCTGAAATGGATCAGCGGTGTCGACCGGTTCTATTGGTACGAGTTCGCCGGCGGGGGCAGCGACTTCGGCAAATTGTGGGACCGGGCGCGTGGGCTGCTTCCGAGCGGAATTGCCTATCGCACAGTCCAGTCATGGTTGGTCGGCGCCAGCGTCGTGGCGGCAGACAGGACGTCGCCGTCGACCTGGCGCGTCGAACTCCGCATGCCGGATGGCCGCAACGGCTTGATCCTTTGGACCACCAGGGGGCGGTCGGTACATCGGGTCGACCCGCGTTTTAGCCGTTACCAGGGCCTCGACGGCGGCGAAGGAGCTGTCGCCAACGGTGAGGTCGAGATCTCGCCCAAACCGGTCCTGTTGCTGGAATGA
- a CDS encoding bi-domain-containing oxidoreductase yields the protein MKQIAQNYKSGELKLIDVPAPRCRAGGVLVRTAFSAVSTGTEMMKFTEGRLSLLGKARARPDQVAKVVRSVRQQGLLATYQKVINRLDSYTPLGYSLSGTVVEVGEGVGGFSVGQRVCCGGNQYATHAEYNWVPVNLCVPLPDSAALDQAAFTTIASIALQAMRQSEIGFGETACVIGLGLIGQIMVRLLRSAGVVVVGLDRLEPRCRQAEAAGAALCAVASDDAAAGFRARIDQLTAGNGVDCVFITAGSDDPELASRSAALLRDRGRIVDIGKCTLNLPWNEFYDKELDVRFSRSYGPGRYDPLYEEGGIDYPIGHVRWTEKRNMEAIVALLADGRLDFSSLISEVVPLEQATSAFERMSRGEVGLGMVFAYPDAAPRAMQMVYRPTVALRSGRVRLGVIGAGNYASSMLLPQLASDARVDLVEVATNTGLSGATAVRKFGFARASTDAASVLEADDIDAVLIATRHASHADLAAQALRAGKAVFVEKPLAIDTNSLDQLEQAIRETGNNRLMVGFNRRFSPLLQGMRAAFAPVGPQTLQYRVIAGPLEKSSWYLQTESEGSRFVGEGGHFIDVLSWWLGAEPVRVSASTAGKDVDNLIATFDFADGSVASLSYLTGGDPRVPKEALEISASTGFAAFDNFAGFEVGHAGQRTAKKARLDKGQRPMLDAFVASVASGAAMPIGLPSLLATTRATLAVQESAAAGMPVDLTIGAAEQGVARALTGVR from the coding sequence GTGAAGCAGATCGCGCAAAACTATAAGAGCGGCGAGCTCAAGCTGATCGACGTGCCGGCGCCGCGCTGCCGCGCCGGCGGGGTTTTGGTGCGCACGGCATTCTCGGCGGTGTCGACCGGCACCGAGATGATGAAGTTCACCGAGGGGCGCCTGTCGCTGCTCGGCAAGGCGCGTGCGCGCCCCGACCAGGTTGCCAAGGTGGTGCGCTCGGTCCGCCAGCAGGGATTGCTTGCGACTTATCAGAAGGTGATCAACCGGCTCGATTCCTACACGCCGCTCGGTTACTCGCTGTCGGGCACCGTCGTGGAAGTCGGCGAGGGCGTCGGGGGCTTCTCGGTCGGCCAGCGGGTCTGCTGCGGCGGCAATCAATATGCAACCCACGCTGAATACAATTGGGTGCCGGTGAACCTCTGCGTGCCGCTGCCGGACAGTGCCGCGCTCGACCAGGCCGCGTTCACCACGATCGCCTCGATCGCGCTGCAGGCGATGCGCCAGTCGGAAATCGGTTTCGGTGAGACCGCCTGCGTGATCGGCCTTGGCCTGATCGGGCAGATCATGGTGCGCCTGTTGCGCAGCGCCGGTGTCGTGGTCGTCGGGCTCGACAGGCTGGAGCCGCGCTGCCGTCAGGCGGAGGCGGCGGGCGCCGCGCTCTGTGCGGTCGCATCTGACGATGCTGCGGCCGGGTTTCGCGCCCGGATCGATCAGCTGACCGCAGGCAACGGTGTCGATTGTGTGTTCATCACGGCGGGCAGCGACGATCCGGAGCTCGCGTCGCGTTCGGCCGCGTTGCTGCGCGACCGCGGCCGCATCGTCGACATCGGCAAATGCACGCTGAACCTGCCGTGGAACGAATTCTACGACAAGGAGCTCGACGTTCGCTTCTCGCGCTCCTACGGCCCCGGCCGCTACGACCCGCTCTACGAGGAGGGCGGCATCGATTATCCGATCGGCCATGTGCGCTGGACCGAGAAGCGCAACATGGAGGCGATCGTCGCCCTGCTCGCCGACGGGCGGCTCGATTTTTCGTCGCTGATTTCCGAAGTGGTGCCGCTTGAGCAGGCGACGTCGGCATTCGAGCGCATGAGCCGGGGCGAGGTTGGTCTCGGCATGGTGTTCGCCTATCCGGACGCCGCTCCCCGCGCGATGCAGATGGTCTATCGTCCGACCGTTGCGCTGCGCAGCGGCCGGGTGCGGCTCGGCGTCATCGGCGCGGGCAATTATGCCTCCAGCATGTTGTTGCCGCAGCTTGCAAGTGACGCGCGCGTCGATCTCGTCGAGGTTGCCACCAACACCGGCCTGAGCGGCGCCACCGCGGTGCGCAAGTTCGGCTTCGCGCGTGCCTCGACGGATGCGGCCTCGGTGCTCGAGGCCGACGACATCGATGCCGTGCTGATCGCGACGCGCCATGCCTCCCACGCCGACCTTGCGGCGCAGGCGCTGCGCGCCGGCAAGGCGGTGTTTGTCGAGAAGCCGCTGGCGATCGACACCAACTCGCTCGATCAATTGGAGCAGGCGATCCGCGAGACCGGCAACAACAGGCTGATGGTCGGCTTCAACCGCCGCTTCTCGCCGCTGCTGCAGGGCATGCGCGCGGCGTTCGCGCCGGTGGGGCCGCAAACCCTGCAATATCGTGTCATCGCCGGCCCGCTGGAGAAATCGTCCTGGTATCTGCAGACCGAGAGCGAGGGCAGTCGCTTCGTCGGTGAGGGTGGCCATTTCATCGACGTGCTGTCCTGGTGGCTGGGCGCCGAACCGGTGCGTGTCTCCGCGAGTACCGCGGGCAAGGATGTCGACAATCTCATCGCCACGTTCGACTTTGCCGACGGGTCGGTTGCGAGCCTCAGCTATCTCACCGGCGGCGATCCGCGTGTGCCAAAGGAGGCGCTTGAAATATCGGCAAGCACCGGCTTTGCCGCCTTCGACAATTTTGCAGGCTTTGAGGTCGGGCACGCCGGGCAGCGGACGGCGAAGAAAGCGCGGCTCGACAAGGGGCAGCGGCCCATGCTGGATGCCTTCGTTGCGTCAGTCGCATCGGGGGCCGCGATGCCGATCGGGCTCCCATCGCTGCTTGCGACCACCCGCGCAACGCTCGCGGTGCAGGAGAGCGCAGCCGCCGGAATGCCGGTCGATCTGACGATCGGCGCAGCAGAGCAGGGCGTCGCACGCGCCTTGACCGGCGTGAGATGA
- a CDS encoding class I SAM-dependent methyltransferase, whose translation MATMAQTRDRPEIRFHDEISSEWETLHRSRTFKARTAAMFDLLGNADLEGQRWLDAGCGTGTLSRLLAARGCDVTGVDASSEMIAAARGRPADGTPAERLTFRQIPTIASLPFADRSFDGVLCASVLEYVPDVAQCLAQIHRVLRPGGLLLLSIPNRGSLLRQGYKLAHAASSRVSARPLFRYLAFSKFDTTPAVMQNLLRQHALTMLGASFAGSPLPPALDRRPAVGTLINILARRDN comes from the coding sequence ATGGCCACCATGGCCCAGACCCGCGACCGACCCGAAATCCGCTTTCACGACGAGATCTCGTCGGAGTGGGAGACGCTGCATCGGAGCCGCACCTTCAAGGCGCGCACGGCCGCGATGTTCGATCTGCTCGGGAACGCGGACCTCGAGGGCCAGCGCTGGCTGGATGCAGGTTGCGGCACCGGAACGCTCTCCCGCCTGCTCGCCGCGCGCGGCTGCGATGTCACCGGCGTCGACGCCTCGTCGGAGATGATTGCGGCGGCACGCGGCCGTCCCGCCGACGGCACGCCGGCCGAACGGCTCACATTTCGGCAGATTCCGACCATCGCAAGCCTGCCGTTTGCGGATCGATCCTTCGACGGCGTGCTCTGCGCGAGCGTGCTGGAATATGTCCCCGACGTGGCGCAGTGCCTCGCCCAGATCCATCGCGTGCTCAGGCCCGGCGGACTGCTGCTGCTCTCGATCCCCAACCGCGGATCGCTGCTGCGCCAGGGCTACAAGCTCGCGCATGCGGCTTCGTCGCGCGTGTCGGCGCGGCCGCTGTTCCGCTACCTCGCCTTTTCCAAGTTCGACACCACGCCGGCCGTGATGCAGAACCTGCTGCGGCAACATGCTCTCACGATGCTCGGCGCCAGCTTTGCCGGCTCCCCGCTGCCGCCGGCGCTCGATCGCCGGCCCGCGGTCGGCACGCTGATCAATATCCTCGCCCGCCGCGACAATTGA
- a CDS encoding O-antigen ligase family protein: MIGRWWFRTEVFLHAYLVMVLGCIYFLFNFIEGISFAERAGESTLFRGAWLLLYILLMLHIAVDRKRFGLLMLQSHLYLTFIAFALVSLALSADPAGASIKFAMYLLTTLFSAWIVISCPVDRLVDTLFRIGIVVLIVHVLLFPVIGSQWDYDPLHRPTVLGTQAYAGVFGHKNLAGAFFGLMVLICFVRMLAGPRRQFGWSLLLMGCHLFALAAAGAAGPLISMLTALAVTFGLLLVVLGHRGAASIYWLGLAFVALVMFAVPSDELYGLVGRSGNLTGRSFLWAVWPHFFWQHPWLGYGFSGFFNELPNSPVNELTSMAPWNTEFGSFENSYLDAFLQFGLLGGAFYMLLLARALWNTIVFTFERRGMYWLAPFAMLLFVVIASANDSSQLLHNYFGCVLVFWCYFGPEARLQMAPRRAFARLRVSEA; encoded by the coding sequence ATGATCGGCAGATGGTGGTTTCGAACCGAGGTCTTTCTGCACGCCTATCTGGTGATGGTGCTCGGCTGCATCTATTTCCTGTTCAATTTCATCGAGGGCATCTCGTTCGCTGAACGGGCCGGGGAGTCCACGCTGTTCCGCGGCGCGTGGCTGCTGCTTTACATCCTGCTGATGCTGCACATTGCGGTCGATCGGAAACGCTTCGGCCTGCTGATGCTGCAATCGCATCTCTATCTGACGTTCATTGCCTTCGCGTTGGTGTCACTGGCGCTGAGCGCCGACCCCGCGGGCGCGTCGATCAAGTTCGCGATGTACCTCCTGACCACGTTGTTCTCGGCCTGGATCGTGATCAGCTGCCCCGTCGATCGGCTCGTCGACACCCTGTTCCGGATCGGGATCGTGGTGCTGATCGTTCACGTCCTGCTGTTTCCGGTGATCGGCTCGCAATGGGACTACGACCCGCTGCATCGGCCGACCGTGCTCGGGACCCAGGCCTATGCCGGCGTGTTCGGCCACAAGAATCTCGCGGGCGCCTTTTTCGGTCTCATGGTGCTGATCTGCTTCGTGCGCATGCTGGCGGGGCCGCGGCGGCAATTCGGCTGGTCGCTGTTGCTGATGGGGTGTCATCTTTTTGCGCTCGCCGCGGCCGGCGCCGCAGGACCGCTGATCAGCATGTTGACGGCACTCGCCGTGACTTTCGGGCTGCTGCTGGTGGTGCTTGGGCACAGGGGAGCCGCCTCGATCTACTGGCTTGGCCTCGCCTTTGTTGCGCTTGTCATGTTCGCCGTGCCGAGCGACGAGTTGTACGGGCTGGTCGGCCGCAGCGGAAACCTGACCGGCCGCTCGTTCCTCTGGGCGGTCTGGCCGCACTTCTTCTGGCAACACCCCTGGCTCGGCTACGGCTTCTCCGGGTTCTTCAACGAGTTGCCGAACTCGCCCGTGAACGAGCTGACGAGCATGGCGCCATGGAACACCGAGTTCGGCTCGTTCGAGAATTCCTATCTCGATGCCTTCCTCCAGTTCGGCCTGCTCGGCGGCGCGTTCTATATGCTGCTGCTGGCGCGGGCGCTGTGGAACACCATCGTCTTCACGTTCGAGCGGCGCGGGATGTATTGGCTGGCGCCGTTCGCGATGCTGCTGTTCGTCGTGATCGCGTCAGCCAACGATTCGAGTCAGTTGCTGCATAATTATTTCGGCTGCGTGCTGGTGTTCTGGTGCTATTTCGGGCCGGAAGCCAGGCTGCAAATGGCGCCGCGGCGGGCGTTTGCCAGACTGCGTGTGAGTGAGGCGTGA